The window TGCAAAAATTGTCAAAAAAAATAAAAATTTATGTCATGATTGCAAAAAAGAAATCAAAATCAAGAGCAATGGAACTCTGAAAGGAAAAGAACTTGTTTACGAAGACAACGGCGAAAAAATCGCGATTTTAAAATGCAACGAATGTTTTGAAAAAAATCCGGGTCTGACCAATTTCAGGAAGTGCGAAGTTTACTCCCGAATCGTCGGCTATTTAAGGCCGATAGCCCAATGGAATGAAGGAAAAAAACAAGAATATAAAGCCAGAAAAGATTACAAAATTTAGTTTAATAAAATAAAAATCATGAAAAAAACAATTGAAAATTTAGCCAAGGCCTTTGTCGGTGAAAGCCAAGCCAGGAACAGATATACTTTTTATTCTAAGGTTGCGAGAAGCGAGGGTTTTGAGCAGATTGCCGAGATTTTCTTACTTACCGCTGAAAACGAAAAAGAGCACGCTAAAAGATTATTTGAGCATATCAATGAATTGAAAAATAAAATAGGAGAAAAAATAGAAGAAATTGAGGTTCAGGCTTCAGTCCCCATGATTTACAGTGACACCAAAAAAAACTTAAAATCAGCAATTTCAGGGGAAAATCATGAATATACTAAAATGTATCCGGAATTCGCCAGCATCGCTGAAAAAGAGGGATTAAGAGAAATAGCCTTAAGGCTAAGGGCAATTGCCATAGCCGAGAAGCACCACGAAGAGAGATTCAAAAAAATTCTTGCTGAGCTGGAAAAAGGAGCAATTTTCAAAAAGGATAAGGAGGTTTGGTGGGTTTGCCGTGAATGCGGTTATGTCCATTTTGGAAAGCAGCCGCCCGACAAATGTCCTTCCTGCGACCACGAGGAAAATTTTTACCAGATCAAGTGCGAAGAATATTAATTAATAAAAAAACATGATAGCCAAAAATCAAATTTACAAATGTTTAATTTGCGGAAATGTGGTGGAAGTTTTGACAGTCGGCGGCGGGGAATTGGTTTGTTGCGGTCAACCCATGAACTTACTTGAAGAAAAAACAAAAGACCAGGGTCAGGAAAAACATTTACCGGTCACAGAGAGATTGCCGGCAAATGATTGCAAGGGGAGCGACGGCTTTAAAATAAAAGTCGGTCAAATTCCCCATCCCATGGAAGAAAAGCATTTCATAGAATGGATAGAAATAAAAACTAAAGACGGAAAAATAGGCAAAAAATTCTTAAAACTCGGTGAAAGCCCTGAAGCTGATTTTTACACAAGAATGGAAATAATAGAGATTAGGGCTTATTGCAATGTTCATGGACTCTGGAAAAAATAATAAAAAATAGGACAACTAAAAAATCCCGATGATCATCGGGATTTTTTTTGGTTTACCATTCCGAAGTTTTATACGAAGGAGAAAACGAAGGATGGTGCCCCCAGAAGGAATTGAACCTTCATTTCAACCTCCGCAGGGTTGCGCTTTATCCGTTAAGCTATGGGGACAGAAAGTTCTTTTTCCTAAATTAGCACAAATTTTTTTAAAATTCAATCTATTGTTTTATGTAATTATTTAAAATTTAAAGATTTGAAAACGATATTTTTTAATTATATGTTATTAAAAATTATTAGAAAAAGGCATTGATTTTTGTTCAAATAAATTTTAATATATATATGATTTAATTGGAGGAGTGCGGCGAATGGCAAGCCAGCAGTTTGCTAAACTGTAACCGTGTAAAAAGCGGTTTGTGGGTTCGAGTCCCACCTCCTCCGCTCTCTCTTTGGAGGGGTGGCTGAGCGGTTGAAGGCGATGGTCTTGAAAACCATTGTGGAAGCAATTCTACCGTGAGTTCGAATCTCACCCCCTCCGCCATAAAAAAGTTTTATCGGAAAATCCGGAATTTTAATTTATAATAACAATGGATCAAGACATTCAATCACAATTAGATAGAGCTAAAGAATTAATGCAAGACCTAGAAAAGGCCTGTAATGTTGATTTACAAGCAAAGGATGTTTCTGAGAAAACAAAAAACTTAACTCAAGAAGTTCTGCTAAAAATTAGGCACTTATTAGATCAAGCTATTCGTAAATTTTTTGAGAAATATTATTTTAATGGTCTTTCTGACTACGATAAAAAATCTACGAAGGTACATTTCCCAATCGTTTCTAAAAAAGGAGATTTAAAGTTTTTGGGTAATGTGAAAATGAACGATATTATAATAAGCCATAAAGATTTTTATAAATTTATTGATTCTGTCCAGCCTTATAACCCGGGTTACTTATGGTTAAAATACTTAAGGAATTATTCAAATGAGAAACATATTCGGTTAACTCCCCAGACTATAAAGAAAGAAAATGAGACAAGGTTAGGTAACGCCGTTCGCGTAGGTAGAGGAGCAGTAGGTGTTTCAATGAGTAATTGTCTCATTAATGGCATTCTAGTTAATTCAAAAGACATCAATGCAGAGCCATTAGAGAATTTCGATCCGAGACTAGGAGTTCAACGAGTAACTTGGATTTCATTTGTGTTTTCGGATACAGATATAAACATTTTACAGCTATGCAAAAAATCGGTTGAGGACGGAGAAAAAATTATTAAAAGTATCTTAGAATTTGTGTGATTAAAAATAGAGTCTCGACCCACATGCCTCAGTCGACTAGCCTCAAAAAATCGTCAAAACATCTTAAAATCATTAGTACTTAACCCAAGTGTCCCGCAGATTAAAAAATCCCGATTATAATCGAGATTTTTGATTTAACTTCCTCTGGCTACAACCACTCCAAAAACCTCTTTTGCTTCGGATTCCTTCAGCGTTTTTGCCGCTTCTTCCATGGTAGAGCCGGTGGTATAAACATCATCAACTAACATAATTTTTTTACCCTGAATTTTCTCTTTTTTTATAATTTCGAAAACGCCTTTTATGTTTTCC is drawn from Candidatus Nealsonbacteria bacterium and contains these coding sequences:
- a CDS encoding desulfoferrodoxin; translated protein: MIAKNQIYKCLICGNVVEVLTVGGGELVCCGQPMNLLEEKTKDQGQEKHLPVTERLPANDCKGSDGFKIKVGQIPHPMEEKHFIEWIEIKTKDGKIGKKFLKLGESPEADFYTRMEIIEIRAYCNVHGLWKK
- a CDS encoding ferritin-like domain-containing protein, with product MKIMKKTIENLAKAFVGESQARNRYTFYSKVARSEGFEQIAEIFLLTAENEKEHAKRLFEHINELKNKIGEKIEEIEVQASVPMIYSDTKKNLKSAISGENHEYTKMYPEFASIAEKEGLREIALRLRAIAIAEKHHEERFKKILAELEKGAIFKKDKEVWWVCRECGYVHFGKQPPDKCPSCDHEENFYQIKCEEY